One Peribacillus simplex NBRC 15720 = DSM 1321 genomic region harbors:
- the hutU gene encoding urocanate hydratase, producing the protein MNTITNKVIRYTGTELHTKGWQQEAVLRMLMNNLDPEVAERPEDLVVYGGIGKAARNWECFDAIVKSLKELEEDETLLVQSGKPVAIFKTHSDAPRVLLANSNIVPAYANWETFHELDKKGLMMYGQMTAGSWIYIGSQGIVQGTYETFAELAKQHFNNSLKGTITLTAGLGGMGGAQPLAVTMNGGVCIGIDVDETRIDRRIETRYTDVKTDSLDEAIRLAKEAKLAGKALSIGLIGNASDILPEMIARNFIPDVLTDQTSAHDPLNGYTPSGLSMVEAAELRNANPEEYIKLSKASMAKHVRAMLEMMEKGAVTFDYGNNIRQVAKDEGVENAFDFPGFVPAYIRPQFCEGKGPFRWVALSGDPEDIYKTDQAILREFADNEHLCNWIRMAQEKIQFQGLPSRICWLGYGERARFGKILNDMVASGELKAPIVIGRDHLDSGSVASPNRETEAMKDGSDVVADWPILNAMVNAVGGATWVSVHHGGGVGMGYSMHAGVVIVADGTKEAGARIERVLTTDPGMGVVRHVDAGYELAEETARERGINIPMLDKGIDKQ; encoded by the coding sequence ATGAACACGATTACAAACAAGGTTATCCGATATACAGGAACAGAATTGCATACAAAAGGATGGCAACAAGAAGCAGTGCTTAGAATGTTGATGAATAATTTGGATCCTGAAGTCGCTGAACGTCCAGAAGATTTGGTGGTATACGGAGGGATTGGGAAAGCAGCTCGTAACTGGGAATGCTTTGATGCAATCGTCAAATCACTAAAAGAGCTTGAAGAAGATGAAACTTTATTGGTCCAATCAGGGAAACCGGTGGCTATTTTTAAAACGCATTCGGATGCACCACGTGTCCTGCTTGCAAATTCAAATATCGTCCCTGCTTACGCGAACTGGGAAACATTCCATGAACTTGATAAAAAGGGATTGATGATGTATGGGCAGATGACAGCTGGTAGCTGGATATATATTGGTTCTCAAGGAATCGTCCAGGGTACATACGAGACCTTTGCCGAGCTTGCAAAACAACATTTCAATAACTCGTTAAAAGGCACCATTACTCTAACGGCAGGTTTAGGCGGAATGGGAGGAGCACAGCCGCTAGCAGTTACGATGAACGGTGGTGTCTGTATCGGAATCGATGTTGATGAAACAAGAATTGACAGGAGGATAGAGACTCGTTATACCGATGTGAAAACGGATTCTTTGGATGAAGCCATTCGTTTAGCCAAAGAAGCAAAACTTGCAGGAAAAGCATTATCGATTGGTTTGATTGGTAATGCTTCAGATATTCTTCCGGAAATGATCGCCAGGAACTTTATTCCGGATGTCTTGACGGATCAGACTTCCGCCCATGATCCATTAAATGGATATACTCCTTCAGGCCTGTCAATGGTGGAGGCTGCAGAATTACGGAATGCAAATCCAGAAGAGTATATTAAACTCTCTAAAGCTTCAATGGCCAAACATGTAAGAGCGATGCTTGAAATGATGGAAAAAGGAGCCGTGACGTTTGATTATGGCAACAATATCCGTCAAGTTGCGAAAGATGAAGGGGTAGAGAATGCTTTTGACTTCCCTGGCTTCGTTCCAGCTTATATCCGTCCACAATTTTGTGAAGGTAAAGGTCCATTCCGCTGGGTCGCTTTATCTGGTGATCCAGAAGACATTTATAAAACAGACCAAGCAATTTTACGCGAATTCGCTGATAATGAACATTTATGTAACTGGATCAGAATGGCTCAAGAAAAAATTCAGTTCCAAGGTCTGCCTTCCCGCATATGCTGGCTTGGTTATGGGGAGCGCGCCCGTTTTGGTAAAATCCTCAATGATATGGTTGCAAGTGGTGAATTGAAGGCACCGATAGTGATTGGGCGTGACCATTTGGATTCAGGCTCTGTCGCCTCGCCGAATCGTGAAACGGAAGCCATGAAGGATGGTTCGGATGTAGTGGCTGACTGGCCGATCTTAAATGCAATGGTGAATGCAGTGGGCGGTGCAACCTGGGTTTCCGTACATCATGGCGGCGGCGTAGGAATGGGTTACTCCATGCATGCAGGCGTTGTAATTGTGGCAGACGGCACAAAAGAAGCAGGAGCAAGGATTGAGCGAGTGCTGACAACGGACCCTGGGATGGGGGTAGTGCGTCATGTTGATGCAGGGTATGAACTGGCAGAGGAAACAGCTCGTGAAAGAGGAATTAATATCCCGATGCTTGATAAAGGAATTGATAAACAATGA
- a CDS encoding helix-turn-helix transcriptional regulator, which produces MEIHLVAKDEIEAQGIRWIVESHLTGVKLILWKTIEEFEKGMRNQQPEFVILDMDIWTDESEAIGVSLKRRGIRWLGISSERIFQTAYRALRFRAEDVLFRPFSSADLVKHIQQLRFQLRNGPGLLSTNTMDDENALDIGYPDFFLTDRRHESRITMVAFLTPDNKTLPLVYDELQRYSFTGKNQIFALSDFILCVQETKEMEVYKEEYQAFLAHWKERMDEPLAIIIKAATSDESLKRMYQQTREFTRQIFFDGYDIILAESQQTSPQEMDPFLTPLEQRLWIEMLERRDAKAIRNWIEREFLTYERPYPDPEIVRIRLTSVLAQIRRHMKSYNLQTASLEAIYYDVFQQIVHKPVIHQIVKELHAFTTHMLLQDHGQLQEGARTLSEKARELIESNYWDAQWNLASCADTLRINKSTLSRRFAAESGESFRNTLHQVRIREAKRLLKETDLSLEEISQLAGYSHQTYFNAKFKLLEACTPSAYRSGL; this is translated from the coding sequence GTGGAAATTCATTTGGTGGCAAAAGATGAGATTGAGGCTCAAGGAATTCGGTGGATAGTGGAGTCCCACCTAACGGGAGTTAAACTGATCTTATGGAAAACGATTGAAGAATTTGAAAAGGGCATGCGCAATCAGCAACCGGAATTCGTTATTTTGGATATGGATATTTGGACGGATGAAAGTGAGGCGATTGGTGTTTCTTTAAAGCGGAGGGGAATTCGATGGTTAGGCATTTCATCTGAGCGAATCTTTCAAACGGCTTACCGAGCCTTACGTTTTCGTGCTGAAGATGTTTTATTCCGTCCTTTTTCTTCGGCGGATTTGGTAAAACATATCCAACAATTGCGTTTTCAATTGAGAAATGGTCCAGGTCTACTTTCGACAAACACCATGGATGATGAGAATGCTCTGGATATTGGGTATCCTGATTTCTTCTTGACGGACCGGAGGCATGAAAGTCGAATAACCATGGTCGCTTTTTTGACACCTGATAACAAGACCCTTCCTTTAGTTTACGATGAACTGCAACGATATTCTTTTACTGGGAAGAATCAAATCTTTGCTTTATCGGATTTTATTTTATGTGTTCAGGAAACAAAGGAAATGGAGGTATATAAGGAAGAGTACCAAGCGTTCCTTGCTCACTGGAAAGAAAGAATGGATGAGCCCCTTGCCATCATAATAAAAGCGGCAACTTCAGATGAGTCTTTAAAAAGGATGTATCAGCAAACACGTGAATTTACGAGACAAATCTTTTTCGATGGATATGATATCATTTTAGCCGAAAGTCAACAGACTTCGCCTCAAGAAATGGATCCATTCCTCACTCCTCTTGAACAAAGACTTTGGATAGAAATGCTCGAAAGGCGGGATGCGAAAGCCATCAGGAACTGGATTGAACGTGAATTCCTTACTTATGAACGACCATACCCCGACCCGGAAATCGTTCGTATCCGCCTTACAAGCGTACTCGCGCAGATTCGTAGGCATATGAAATCCTACAACTTGCAAACTGCCTCTTTAGAAGCAATATACTATGATGTATTTCAGCAAATTGTACATAAACCTGTCATTCATCAAATAGTAAAAGAGCTGCATGCATTCACCACCCATATGCTTCTGCAGGATCATGGACAATTACAGGAAGGGGCACGCACACTTAGCGAAAAAGCAAGAGAGCTGATCGAGTCCAACTATTGGGACGCCCAGTGGAATCTAGCGAGTTGTGCAGATACTCTGCGTATCAATAAAAGCACACTCAGCCGTCGTTTTGCAGCTGAATCCGGCGAGTCTTTTCGAAATACGCTGCATCAAGTTCGAATTAGGGAAGCTAAACGTTTATTAAAGGAAACGGATTTATCATTGGAGGAAATCTCACAATTAGCCGGCTATTCACATCAAACTTATTTCAATGCCAAATTCAAACTGCTTGAAGCTTGTACACCATCAGCATATCGGTCTGGATTATAA
- a CDS encoding MFS transporter encodes MNHSSGEIEKRTISKTMKRILPFILILYIIAYLDRVNLGYAALQMNAELALSAEVFGLLSGIFFIGYFFFEVPSNMIMHKVGARIWIARIMISWGLVVILTGFAQTTMHLYILRFLLGVAEAGFFPGIILYLTYWFRARERGRATAVLLLALPIGGLIGAPMSTWILDNISWLGMAGWRWMFILEGIPAIIIGVVVVFYLTNRPTNAKWLSKEESDWLEGELSAERKVSSKINKVTKLDMLKDLKIWKLAIFYFAGYTSIYGLSFWMPTIIKSLSENATTNLEIGWLAMIPSLVGIPAIMFVGWNSDRTNEHKSHLLVCLMIAVVGFIGCGFSDSVFMMVLMLTITSFGLYGFSGCFFAYMTFFFTESTAPVGIAIVNSFASLGGFVGPMILGTVAFTQGMFILSGLLVIGVITLLSLKLTSASDENIVKEVEVNINQL; translated from the coding sequence ATGAATCATTCCAGTGGTGAAATAGAGAAAAGAACGATCAGTAAAACGATGAAACGGATTCTTCCATTTATCTTGATCCTGTATATCATCGCTTACTTGGACAGGGTCAATTTAGGCTATGCTGCTTTACAAATGAATGCTGAATTAGCCTTATCCGCTGAAGTTTTTGGATTGCTTTCTGGTATTTTCTTCATAGGCTATTTCTTTTTTGAAGTTCCAAGCAACATGATCATGCATAAAGTGGGAGCTCGGATATGGATTGCCCGTATAATGATTTCGTGGGGGCTCGTGGTAATATTAACAGGTTTTGCGCAAACAACGATGCATTTATATATTCTCCGTTTTTTATTAGGTGTCGCCGAAGCTGGGTTTTTCCCAGGTATAATTTTGTATTTAACTTATTGGTTCAGGGCCCGCGAAAGAGGAAGGGCAACAGCGGTTTTGCTTTTAGCCCTACCGATTGGCGGATTGATTGGTGCGCCTATGTCGACATGGATTCTTGACAATATTTCCTGGTTGGGTATGGCAGGGTGGAGATGGATGTTCATCCTTGAAGGCATTCCGGCCATTATTATTGGTGTTGTTGTTGTTTTCTATTTAACTAATAGACCGACGAACGCTAAATGGTTATCTAAGGAAGAAAGTGATTGGTTAGAAGGGGAATTGAGTGCAGAAAGGAAAGTTAGCTCGAAAATAAATAAAGTCACTAAGCTTGATATGCTGAAAGATTTGAAAATCTGGAAGTTGGCCATTTTTTATTTCGCAGGGTACACATCTATCTATGGATTGTCATTCTGGATGCCAACAATCATAAAATCTTTATCGGAAAATGCAACAACCAATTTAGAAATAGGCTGGTTAGCGATGATTCCATCGTTAGTCGGTATACCTGCCATTATGTTTGTAGGCTGGAATTCAGATCGGACCAATGAACATAAATCACACTTGCTCGTTTGTCTCATGATAGCAGTTGTCGGATTTATTGGGTGCGGATTTTCGGATAGTGTCTTTATGATGGTGCTTATGTTAACGATTACATCTTTCGGTTTATACGGATTCAGTGGATGTTTCTTTGCCTATATGACATTTTTCTTCACTGAGTCCACTGCACCAGTGGGAATAGCCATAGTCAATTCATTTGCGTCTTTAGGCGGTTTTGTAGGACCGATGATTCTCGGAACTGTTGCATTTACTCAAGGGATGTTTATTTTATCTGGATTACTTGTTATAGGAGTCATCACCCTATTATCATTAAAATTGACAAGTGCTTCAGATGAAAACATCGTAAAAGAAGTTGAAGTCAATATTAATCAATTATAA
- a CDS encoding TetR/AcrR family transcriptional regulator, translating to MVEPRKKQLRGEKTREKILKISLKLFSEKGYDKVTVDEIVKKSGTSKGSFYQHFSAKSDIFLVRFIEVDDYYREVFRSFPVDMDATEKLFIFIRKLMRFLEEEMGKDLMKVIYSSALDSKEHTYFLNSNRSLFQIIRSLIEEAKEQNDIGTDQSVNEISQLITQSLMGIIYHWGLNNSEQSLESLSIPLTKTIINGLKTKN from the coding sequence ATGGTTGAACCCAGAAAGAAACAGCTTAGGGGAGAAAAGACTCGTGAAAAAATTTTAAAAATATCTTTAAAGCTATTTAGCGAAAAAGGTTATGATAAAGTTACCGTTGACGAAATCGTGAAAAAAAGCGGCACATCAAAAGGGTCATTTTACCAACACTTTTCAGCGAAATCGGACATTTTTTTAGTGAGATTCATAGAAGTCGATGATTACTATCGAGAAGTCTTCCGCTCGTTCCCAGTCGATATGGACGCTACCGAGAAATTGTTTATTTTCATACGAAAATTGATGCGTTTTTTGGAAGAAGAAATGGGCAAAGATTTAATGAAAGTGATTTACAGTTCCGCTTTAGATTCAAAAGAACATACTTACTTTTTAAATTCAAATCGCTCACTCTTCCAAATTATCCGTTCATTAATTGAAGAGGCGAAAGAACAAAACGACATTGGCACTGACCAATCAGTTAACGAAATTTCACAACTTATCACCCAAAGCCTGATGGGAATTATCTATCATTGGGGATTAAATAACTCAGAACAAAGCTTGGAATCACTTTCCATACCGCTAACCAAAACAATCATTAATGGGCTGAAAACTAAGAACTAA
- a CDS encoding FAD-binding oxidoreductase, translating into MKRFFFIILYALLFGLSLQSFNFKLDHPIAEDISRLMPVKMKAIKAEDSEEAIKKVVLDAEKNDDPISIAGMQHSQGGQTLYPNGILLDMKHYDEILDLDVKEKRITVQSGATWAVLQEYINPYGLALKVSQSQNIFTIGGSLSVNVHGRDIRHHALIETVESFRLLNAKGQILTVSREENSELFHSVIGGYGLFGVILDVTLHLTDDELYKIKTKSLHYDEYTSYFKRDVLQNDDVKMHLARISVAPDSYLDEMYVTDYYRANDQTRLSSYNSLKRETIIAVPKFFLGLSRYNDWGKKRFWETQKSYTANIDGNLVSRNNVMRSDSAFMDYSNPSKTEVLQEYFVPIDQFADYIDDLRRTLSDEKDFNLLNITIRYVEHNDESLMSYAKDDMFALVMLINQGTDNESKENTGRVIRNMINVTLDHNGSYYLPYYGYPTKTQLFEAYPRTEEFFRLKKKYDPDNRFMNLFYEEYHS; encoded by the coding sequence ATGAAACGATTTTTCTTTATCATCCTATATGCACTATTATTTGGATTATCACTGCAGTCTTTTAATTTCAAGCTTGACCACCCTATTGCAGAAGATATTAGCCGGCTGATGCCAGTTAAAATGAAAGCGATAAAGGCAGAAGATAGTGAAGAAGCAATCAAAAAGGTTGTTTTGGATGCCGAAAAAAACGACGATCCCATTTCCATTGCCGGAATGCAGCATAGCCAAGGAGGTCAAACGTTATATCCAAACGGGATCCTGCTCGATATGAAGCACTATGATGAAATACTTGATTTGGATGTAAAAGAAAAACGCATCACGGTCCAAAGCGGAGCAACCTGGGCTGTTCTCCAGGAATATATCAATCCATATGGACTTGCCCTGAAGGTCAGTCAATCTCAAAACATTTTTACCATTGGCGGTTCTTTGAGCGTTAATGTCCATGGACGCGATATCCGTCATCATGCCTTGATAGAAACCGTGGAATCTTTTAGATTGCTTAACGCAAAAGGACAAATCCTAACAGTGAGCCGCGAAGAAAATTCGGAGCTCTTCCATTCGGTTATTGGCGGGTATGGTTTGTTTGGAGTAATTCTCGATGTAACACTCCACCTTACCGATGACGAACTTTATAAAATTAAAACTAAATCACTCCATTATGATGAATATACGTCGTACTTTAAAAGGGATGTTCTTCAAAACGATGATGTTAAAATGCATCTGGCAAGAATATCTGTTGCTCCTGACTCCTATTTGGATGAAATGTATGTAACGGATTATTATAGGGCAAATGACCAAACAAGGCTATCTAGCTACAATTCTCTCAAACGGGAAACGATCATTGCCGTGCCTAAATTCTTTCTTGGCCTCTCACGTTATAATGACTGGGGTAAAAAAAGGTTTTGGGAAACTCAAAAATCCTACACTGCCAATATTGATGGTAACTTGGTTTCGAGAAATAATGTGATGCGGTCGGACTCTGCCTTTATGGATTACAGCAACCCATCCAAAACCGAAGTGCTGCAAGAATACTTTGTTCCGATTGATCAATTTGCTGATTATATCGATGATTTAAGAAGAACCTTATCTGATGAGAAAGATTTTAATTTATTAAACATTACAATTCGTTATGTGGAACATAATGATGAATCACTCATGTCCTATGCCAAGGATGATATGTTCGCTCTAGTGATGCTCATCAATCAAGGGACAGATAACGAAAGTAAGGAAAATACGGGAAGGGTCATCCGTAACATGATTAATGTGACGCTTGACCATAACGGCAGCTACTATTTGCCCTATTATGGGTATCCAACCAAGACACAATTATTTGAAGCGTATCCGCGTACTGAGGAATTCTTTCGATTAAAGAAGAAATATGATCCTGATAATCGCTTCATGAATCTTTTCTATGAGGAGTATCATTCATGA
- a CDS encoding MFS transporter, whose translation MNYKRFVFYQGTVGMAASMIFPFYILLIKNVGTSYSQFGWAYGIFSLTAALCYPLIGKFTDKSGDKAFLLIYSWGMALILLAFPLAYEIWHVYLLQIIMGVLGAVQKNTEKTVLARYVTKKTAGEEIGNYHVWTSIGAAAAVIATGYLVDFLTIGSIFYLASLMFAWSGFIIMKMDKNASLSNAE comes from the coding sequence ATGAATTATAAACGTTTTGTTTTTTACCAAGGCACTGTAGGAATGGCTGCCAGCATGATTTTCCCTTTTTATATTTTGCTAATCAAAAATGTAGGCACCAGTTATTCGCAATTCGGGTGGGCATATGGAATATTCTCACTGACTGCAGCACTTTGCTATCCTTTAATCGGAAAATTCACTGACAAATCCGGTGACAAAGCATTTCTCCTTATCTATTCATGGGGGATGGCACTTATCCTTCTTGCCTTTCCTCTCGCATATGAAATTTGGCATGTATATCTCCTGCAAATCATTATGGGGGTACTTGGGGCTGTACAAAAAAACACTGAAAAAACGGTACTTGCAAGATATGTTACGAAGAAAACAGCGGGTGAGGAAATTGGAAACTACCATGTTTGGACATCCATCGGTGCTGCAGCTGCGGTGATTGCAACCGGATATTTAGTCGACTTTTTAACGATTGGCAGCATCTTTTACCTTGCATCCTTAATGTTTGCCTGGAGTGGATTTATTATAATGAAGATGGATAAAAATGCTTCACTATCTAATGCAGAATAA
- a CDS encoding DMT family transporter produces the protein MNKYVLLLLISGIWGSQFFFIELVIENVGVITLSAIKACIGGICLLLIGFFLSKEERRVPRSYYKWYIIIAFFEVVLPFVFIAQGQKSVPSSIAAVLIGMVPIFTILLLLAFFKRKSTRPEITSILFGFAGIVFLSWPTQGFQDLSNSIQGNILLILAAMSFGLSLIFMEKLNEGSSVIHMRNVLLIASALLIPMSLFFEQSFKLDLARSQSIYLAILGIFHAGVVYALFNRLIRQEGALFTSYSNYIVPVIGMILGFFFLHEALSIHQLIGMGIIMMSLVFLDGK, from the coding sequence ATGAATAAATATGTGTTGTTACTCTTGATTAGTGGTATATGGGGATCTCAATTCTTCTTTATTGAATTAGTTATAGAAAATGTTGGGGTTATTACATTGTCAGCCATCAAAGCATGTATCGGCGGTATCTGTTTACTCTTAATTGGTTTTTTTTTATCAAAAGAAGAGCGAAGAGTACCTAGGAGTTATTATAAATGGTATATAATCATTGCTTTTTTCGAGGTTGTACTACCATTCGTGTTTATTGCACAAGGTCAGAAATCGGTGCCTAGCAGTATCGCAGCGGTGCTGATTGGGATGGTTCCTATCTTTACCATCCTCTTATTACTAGCATTTTTCAAAAGAAAAAGCACAAGGCCGGAGATTACAAGTATCCTATTCGGATTTGCAGGTATTGTCTTCCTTTCCTGGCCAACACAAGGATTCCAAGACCTTTCTAACAGTATTCAGGGTAACATCCTATTGATATTGGCTGCCATGAGTTTTGGATTATCATTGATTTTCATGGAGAAATTAAACGAGGGATCTTCCGTTATTCATATGAGAAATGTATTACTGATTGCCAGTGCATTGCTCATTCCCATGTCCCTTTTTTTTGAGCAATCTTTCAAATTGGATTTAGCACGATCTCAATCTATCTACTTAGCGATTTTAGGCATTTTCCATGCAGGTGTTGTTTATGCATTATTTAATAGGCTGATTCGGCAAGAAGGCGCATTATTTACCTCATATAGTAATTATATAGTGCCGGTCATCGGAATGATTTTAGGCTTTTTCTTTTTACATGAAGCGTTGTCTATTCATCAGTTGATTGGAATGGGTATAATTATGATGTCATTAGTTTTTTTAGACGGAAAATAA